From a region of the Gossypium raimondii isolate GPD5lz chromosome 10, ASM2569854v1, whole genome shotgun sequence genome:
- the LOC105776347 gene encoding kinesin-like protein KIN-14C: MASRIQNRPPRSPSSRKELGDENPLDKRRRLGAMGRGAGSTGTARTRQPFAVVNNRQDVNTAAVANAEECSNHEFTKEEVEAILNEKPKAKKFDLKAKYEHAAEHNKKLKLCVKWFQQCDENHVIDAEKLKSSLESAEKRCIDTELEKKNKEEELNTIISELRDNNASLEEKLSKEVSEKLDAIDRHTSENEARVAAEKSVASLTEELERAQQDIAAANERAASLDNTHKRLQEYILSLQQYNSKLITDLETVRESLKRVEKEKLTIVENLSTLRGHCSSLQEQLTLSRVSQDDAVNQKETLANEVKCLRGELQQVRDDRDRQVSQVQALSAEVTKYKESTGKSLAELDNLTTKSKSLEDTCSSQREQIRILELQLAAANEKLKMTDLSASETRMEYLEQKRILKELQDRLADMEHKLIDGENLRKKLHNTILELKGNIRVFCRVRPLLPDDGAATEDAIVSYPTSTESLGRGVDLIQSGQKYPFTFDKVFNHEASQQDVFVEISQLVQSALDGYKVCIFAYGQTGSGKTYTMMGRPEASEQKGLIPRSLEQIFQSSQALREQGWKYKMQASMLEIYNETIRDLLSNNRSSGSDPTRPENSVSGKQYTIKHDANGNTYVSDLTIVDVSSISEISSLLRQAAQSRSVGRTQMNEQSSRSHMVFTLRISGINESTEQQVQGVLNLIDLAGSERLSRSGATGDRLKETQAINKSLSCLSDVIFALAKKEDHVPFRNSKLTYLLQPCLGGDSKTLMFVNVSPDPSSVGESLCSLRFAARVNACEIGVPRRQMTLRATDSRLSCGGS, translated from the exons ATGGCTTCCCGTATTCAGAACCGACCTCCTCGCAGTCCTTCATCT aggAAGGAGCTTGGAGATGAAAATCCATTAGATAAACGGAGAAGGCTTGGAGCAATGGGGAGAGGAGCGGGATCCACAGGAACCGCGCGAACACGGCAGCCGTTTGCCGTTGTTAACAACCGTCAAGATGTTAATACCGCTGCCGTTGCAAATGCCGAGGAATGTTCTAATCATGAATTCACTAAAGAAGAAGTGGAAGCGATATTGAATGAGAAGCCGAAAGCGAAAAAGTTCGATCTCAAG GCTAAATATGAACACGCGGCTGAGCATAATAAAAAGCTTAAGCTTTGTGTGAAATGGTTTCAACAATGTGATGAGAATCATGTAATTGATGCTGAGAAGCTTAAGAGTTCATTGGAATCTGCTGAGAAAAGATGCATTGATACAG AGTTggagaagaaaaacaaagaggAAGAATTGAATACTATTATTTCAGAATTAAGGGACAATAATGCATCTCTAGAGGAGAAGCTGTCCAAGGAAGTGTCTGAAAAGCTC gATGCTATTGACCGCCATACAAGTGAAAATGAAGCTAGGGTTGCTGCTGAAAAGTCCGTTGCTTCACTGACTGAAGAGCTTGAAAGAGCTCAGCAGGATATAGCAGCTGCTAATGAAAGG GCTGCTTCGCTTGATAATACACACAAGCGATTACAAGAGTATATCCTGAGTCTTCAACAGTACAATTCCAAATTGATCACTGACCTTGAAACAGTTCGTGAGTCACTCAAACGAGTAGAAAAGGAGAAACTGACAATAGTGGAGAATCTTAGCACTTTGAGGGGCCACTGTAGCTCATTGCAAGAACAATTGACCTTGTCAAGA GTTTCACAAGATGATGCTGTTAATCAAAAGGAAACTTTAGCAAATGAAGTCAAATGCTTACGTGGGGAACTACAACAAGTCAGGGATGATCGTGACCGACAAGTGTCACAAGTGCAGGCACTATCTGCTGAAGTTACGAAATACAAAGAAAGTACTGGAAAATCGTTAGCAGAGTTAGATAACTTAACAACGAAATCGAAGTCCTTGGAG GACACATGCTCTTCTCAGAGAGAGCAAATAAGAATACTGGAGCTTCAGCTTGCTGCTGCAAATGAGAAACTAAAG ATGACCGATTTATCAGCCTCAGAAACAAGGATGGAATATTTAGAACAAAAAAGAATCTTGAAAGAACTACAAGATCGGTTGGCAGATATGGAACATAAATTGATTGATGGAGAGAACTTGAGGAAAAAGTTACATAATACTATTCTG GAACTAAAAGGAAACATTCGAGTTTTTTGTCGGGTACGTCCTTTATTACCGGATGATGGTGCTGCAACAGAAGATGCAATCGTCTCTTACCCTACATCAACAGAATCTCTTGGCCGTGGCGTTGACTTGATACAAAGTG GACAAAAGTATCCTTTCACATTTGACAAGGTTTTCAATCATGAGGCTTCACAGCAAGATGTTTTTGTGGAGATATCTCAGTTAGTACAGAGTGCCCTTGATGGATACAAG GTTTGTATATTTGCTTATGGACAGACAGGTTCAGGCAAGACTTACACCATGATGGGAAGGCCAGAAGCCTCAGAACAGAAAGGGTTGATACCGCGTTCTTTGGAGCAGATATTCCAAAGTAGTCAGGCGCTGCGAGAACAAGGATGGAAATACAAAATGCAG GCTTCAATGTTGGAAATATACAATGAAACCATCCGCGATCTGTTATCAAATAATCGATCATCAGGCTCAGATCCAACACGTCCTGAAAATTCAGTTTCCGGAAAGCAATACACAATTAAACATGATGCAAACGGTAATACATATGTCAGTGACTTGACCATCGTTGATGTTAGCAGCATATCAGAGATTTCCTCACTTTTACGGCAGGCTGCTCAAAGCAG GTCTGTGGGAAGGACGCAAATGAATGAGCAATCATCAAGAAGTCACATGGTCTTCACATTAAGGATATCGGGAATAAATGAG AGCACTGAGCAACAAGTACAGGGAGTATTGAACCTTATTGATCTTGCTGGAAGTGAGCGACTGTCAAGAAGTGGTGCTACTGGAGATAGGTTGAAGGAGACTCAG GCAATTAACAAAAGCTTGTCGTGTTTGAGTGATGTCATTTTCGCCTTGGCGAAGAAGGAGGATCATGTGCCGTTTAGGAATTCCAAGCTGACATATCTTCTCCAG CCTTGTCTTGGTGGAGACTCGAAAACTCTTATGTTTGTAAACGTGTCACCTGATCCTTCATCCGTGGGAGAATCACTTTGCTCCCTCCGCTTTGCTGCTAGAGTGAATGCCTGTGAAATTGGAGTTCCCCGTCGTCAAATGACCTTGCGGGCCACTGATTCTCGATTGAGCTGTGGAGGAAGTTAA
- the LOC105778097 gene encoding oxygen-evolving enhancer protein 3, chloroplastic produces MAQAMASMTGLRGSSQAALEGSLQLSGQTRLNVASTNRLAVARPGFTVRAQQVPAEPETGRRAVLGLVAAGLATGSFVQAVLADARSIKVGPPPPPSGGLPGTLNSDEPRDLDLPYKDRFFLQPLTPAQAAQRAKESAKDILGVKTLIDKKAWPYVMNDLRLKAEYLRFDLKTVISSRPKDEKKSLDELTKKLFNTIDGLDHAAKIKSTPEAEKYYAETASALNEVITKLG; encoded by the exons ATGGCACAAGCAATGGCATCGATGACTGGTTTACGTGGCTCTTCACAAGCTGCGTTGGAAGGTAGTCTCCAACTCAGCGGCCAAACTCGGTTGAACGTTGCTAGCACCAACAGGTTGGCTGTGGCTAGACCTGGTTTTACCGTTAGAGCTCAACAGGTCCCTGCCGAGCCTGAAACTGGACGCAGAGCTGTGCTGGGTCTTGTTGCTGCTGGTTTGGCTACTGGCTCCTTTGTTCAAGCTGTGCTTGCTGATGCACGAAGCATCAAGGTTGGCCCGCCTCCACCGCCCTCCGGTGGATTGC CCGGAACTTTGAATTCCGATGAGCCAAGAGACCTTGATCTGCCGTACAAAGATCggtttttcctccaaccattgaCTCCGGCACAAGCGGCTCAGAGGGCAAAGGAATCAGCCAAAGACATCCTTGGTGTCAAGACCTTGATCGACAAAAAAGCATGGCCCTATGTCATGAATGACCTTCGTCTCAAGGCTGAGTACCTCCGCTTTGACCTTAAAACTGTTATTTCTTCCAGGCCCAAAGATGAAAAGAAATCTCTCGATGAACTCACTAAAAAGCTCTTCAATACCATTGATGGA CTTGACCATGCAGCCAAGATCAAGAGCACCCCTGAAGCAGAAAAGTACTATGCTGAGACTGCATCAGCTTTGAATGAAGTTATTACCAAGCTTGGCTAA
- the LOC105775831 gene encoding protein DESIGUAL 2, which produces MARNACILICLLIIALDITAGILGIEAEKAENKAKHLGAGLVECRNTSSQAYKLGFAALLLLSLAHVIGTLLGGFVCLWRKGNPNKASVIKYLAVAFLIISWTILVVGLIMLIIGTLSNSKSGYSCGISHHRMFTIGGILCFIHGVFTIAYYLSATAVGREGPRTTTS; this is translated from the exons atggcaagaaaCGCTTGTATTCTGATTTGTTTATTGATCATAGCTTTGGATATTACTGCTGGGATACTTGGCATTGAGGCTGAAAAAGCTGAAAACAAG gCTAAGCATTTGGGGGCGGGGCTTGTTGAGTGTAGAAACACCAGTTCTCAAGCTTACAAGCTAGGTTTTGCAGCATTGCTACTTCTTAGCCTTGCTCATGTTATTGGGACCTTACTTGGTGGGTTTGTCTGCCTTTGGAGAAAGGGAAATCCAAACAAAGCATCCGTTATCAAATATTTAGCGGTGGCTTTCCTCATTATCTCATG GACCATATTAGTGGTGGGATTGATAATGCTGATTATAGGGACATTGTCAAACTCAAAGTCAGGATATTCATGCGGCATATCCCACCATCGGATGTTTACCATTGGAGGGATTCTGTGTTTCATCCATGGAGTTTTCACGATTGCTTACTATTTATCAGCCACCGCAGTAGGCCGAGAAGGGCCTCGAACCACCACTTCCTAA